In the genome of Hydrogenispora ethanolica, the window CGAAGGGTTGTCGCTGCTCACCGACGATTACGCGCCGGTGGATACCTTGCAGAATCCGTTGCTGTAAACCGCGGCCTCATGGACGACCGGCGGGAAAACGATGGAAGTTGTTGCTCCGCCCCCGGCGCTCCGGTATAATGGGGAAGTATAACGTTTTAGCAAGCTGATGGGCAGCGCGCCGGGGCATAACGCCCAAGGCGCGCTGCCCATTCGAGGTGGACTGGCGATGACCATAACCATTAAAGACCTGGCGGAGATGGCCCGGGTCTCCACCGGCACCGTTTCGCGGGTGATCAACGGCGGTCCCGGCGTGGGGGAAGAGACCCGCAAACGGATCTTAAAACTCATCAAAGAGCTGGACTACCAGCCCAATGCCTCGGCCCACGGCCTGGCGGCCAAACGCTCGGGCAATATCGGGGTGATCATCCCGCATACCGGCGGTTATTCCATGGCCACCGCCTATTGGCCGGGCCTGTTGACGGCGATCACCGAACGGGCGGCCGCTCAAAACTATAATGTGCTGCTCTCCACCGCCCGGTCCGAGGAGGACGTGGCTTCAGCCTATCAGTCGATCCTGAAGGGCCGGCGCATCGACGGGCTGATCATCGGCGCGGAGCAGTTCGGCGACAAGCAACTGGCCGAGCTCCTGCTGAAGGATTTCCCCTTCGTGATGGTGGGCAAGAGCGTTAGCATCTCCCATTACTATGTGGATGTGGACAACGCCGGCGGGGCGCGGCGCATGACCGAGCATTTGATCGGCTTGGGCCACCGCCGCATCGCCATGCTGGCGGGGCCGGAGCATTACCCCAGCGTCATCGCGCGGGTGGGCGGTTTTCGACAGGCCATGGCGGCCGCCGGGCTCGACCCGGGGCTGGTTTACCACTGCCCGTACTGGACCTTGCGGGCCGGCGAGATCAGCCGGGAGATCATCCGCTCGGGGATAGGGGTCACGGCGATTTTTGCCGCTGCCGGCGACTTGGTCACCGGGGTGTTACAGGCGGCCCGGGAAGAAGGGCTGCGCTTGCCGGAGGACCTGGGCGTGGCGACTTTTGACGATCACCCGCTCTACAATTATTTCGCGCCGGCTATCAGCGCGGTCCGCCAGCCCATCGCGGCGCTGGGCGAGGCGGCCGCCGTTCAATTGTTCCGGCTGATGCACGGGGAGATTCCCGAGGAGAAGGGGATCGTCCTCCCGACCGAATTAGTGATCCGGGCCTCCTGCGGCCGGCCGGGCTTGAAAACGGAAGCCGGGCGGGTCGCGCCGGAAACCACCTCTTGACGAAGCGGCCGGATTATGGTAGAATAATCAGAAATTACTGATAAATTCCATAATTTTAGTGGGTATTCCAATTTCATATTCGACCGAAACAGACTCTTATCGAGAGAAGGGGAGGGACCGGCCCAATGAACCTTCGGCAACCTTGTGCGCGAGCAGGGTGCCAATTCCGGCAGGGTAACCTGGCAGATGAGAGAGGACAGCGCGTTCATGCAGGCCTCTTTCCACCGGAGAGAGGCTTTTTGGTTTGACGAGGAGGAAGTCCGATGAAGATCGAAACCGTTCTGGCCCATGCGGGCCTCTGTACCGACGCGCCGACGGGGGCGGTGAGCACCCCGATCTACCAGACCGCCACCTTTCGCCATCCGGCGTTGGGCGTGAGCACGGGGTATGATTATTCCCGCTCGGTCAACCCGACCCGCCAGGCGCTGGAACAGGTCCTGGCCGAACTGGAACGGGGCGACCGCGGCTTCGCCTTCGCCTCGGGGATGGCGGCGCTCACCGCGGTGCTGATGGCCTTCTCCGCCGGCGACCATATCGTGGTCTCGGACGACCTTTACGGCGGAACCTACCGGCTGCTGGAGCGGAACTTCAAGCCGTTCGGGATCGCCGCCAGTTACGCCGATGCCACCGCCTTGGAGGCGCTCGAACGGGCGGTGCAGCCCGGCCGGACCAAGGCGCTGCTGATCGAGACGCCCACCAATCCGCTGATGAAAGTGACCGACCTGGAGCGGGTCATCGCCCTGGGCCACGGGTTGGGGCTGGCGGTGATCGTCGACAATACCTTTATGACTCCCTACCTCCAACGCCCGTTGGAGCTGGGGGCCGATTTGGCGGTCCATAGCGGCACCAAGTTTTTGAGCGGCCACAACGATCTGCTCTCGGGGATCGTGGTCGCCCGGACCCCGGAGTGGAGCGAGCGGATCCGCTTCGTTCAGAATTCCACCGGCGCGGTCCTGGGGCCGCAGGACAGCTGGCTGATGCTGCGCGGCCTTAAGACGCTGGCCCTCCGGCTGGAACGGCAGCAGGCCAACGCCGCCGGAATCGCCCGCTGGCTCGCGGCGCACCCGGCCGTGGGGCGGGTGCTCTACCCGGGCTTGCCGGACCATCCCGGCCACGCGATCCTGGCCCGCCAGGCCTCGGGCTTCGGAGCGATGCTCTCCTTCACCGTGAAGGATCCGGCCCAGGTGGAACGGCTCATCAACCGGGTCCGGGTGATCACCTTCGCCGAGAGCCTGGGCGGGGTCGAGAGCCTGATCACTTACCCGGTCCGGCAGACTCACGCCGACATTCCGGCGGAAGTCCGGGAGCGGATCGGAGTGACCGACGACCTGCTGCGGCTGTCGGTGGGGATCGAAGCCCTGGAAGACCTCATCGCCGATCTGGAACAGGCCATGCAATGACGCCGGGCCGGCTGTCCCCCGGAATATTTCGAGGAGTGAATCGTGATGAAATATGCCACCCGAATCCTGCATAACGGGAATGAACTGGACCCGCGCACCGGCGCCCTGAGCATCCCGATCTATCAAGCCTCCACCTTCCACCAGCCCGATGTGGAGCATCCCGGCGCTTACGACTATTCCCGCTCCGGGAATCCGACCCGGGAGGCGCTGGAGAACACCCTGGCGGCACTGGAGAACGGGACCCACGCCTATGCCTTCGCCTCGGGGATGGCCGCCACCGCCTCGGCCCTTTCCATTCTGGAGCAGGGCGACCATATTGTGGCCACCGAGGATATCTACGGCGGCTCCTACCGCGTCCTGAACCGGTTCTTCAATAAATTCGGGCTGGAGACCAGCTTCGTCGACATGACCCGGCTGGAGAACATCGAGGCGGCCATCCGTCCCAACACCAAGGCGCTCTTTTTGGAGACGCCCTCCAACCCGCTGCTGAAGATCACCGACATCCGCGGGGCGGTGGCCATCGCCAAGGCCCACGGGCTGCTGACCCTGCTCGACAACACTTTCATGTCCCCTTATTTCCAGCGGCCGCTCGATCTGGGGGTCGACATCGTCGTCCACAGCGCCACCAAGTTTCTGGGCGGCCATAGCGACGTCATCGGCGGCGCGGCCATTACCCGCTCACCGGAGCTGGCCAAGCGGATCTATTTCGTCCAGAACGGTTTCGGGGCCATCCTGGGGCCGCAGGACTCCTGGCTGCTATTGCGGGGGATCAAGACCCTGCGCGCCCGGATGGAGTTGCAGCAGCAAGCGGCGCTGTTCATCGCCGAATGGCTGAGGCGGCAGAACTGGGTGACCGCAGTCTATTATCCCGGCCTGCCCGACCACCCCGGCCAGGCGATCCACCGGGGCCAAGCCTCGGGCCACGGCGCGGTGCTCTCCTTCAAGACCGATGCCGCCGCGCGGGCCTTGGCCATCATGAAGCAGGTCAAGCTGTGGTCGGTCGCGGTCAGTCTCGGCGGCGTCGAGTCGATCCTCTCCTATCCGGTCAAGATGTCCCATGCGTCGCTCCCCGCTTCGGAGCGGGAACGCCTGGGGATCACCGCCGACCTGATCCGCCTGTCGGTCGGCCTGGAAGATCCGGAGGATCTGGTCGCCGACCTGGAGGCCGGGATTCGGTAACCGGTTTCGTTTTAGCAAGGAAACGGGGTTGCTGCCGCGGTTTGGCGCTGCCTTGCGTGGCTGGTCCGTGACTTTGGAATATCGGCAGTACGGCGGGAAACCGCTCTGGAGGAATGGCAATGACTCAAGAGATTATCGAGTTTCAGCAAGTTACCAAGGTCTACCGGCAAAAGGGCGCCGAAGTAGTGGCCCTGCGCGACGTCAACCTGACCGTCGCCCGGGGCGAGATCTTCGGCATCATCGGGCTGAGCGGCGCGGGCAAGAGCACGCTGCTCCGGAGCATCAACCGGCTGGAGGTGCCGCAGTCCGGACGGGTGCTGGTGGACGGTTCGGACATCACCGGCCTGAGCGGCCCGGCCTTGCGCCAGGCCCGCCGCAAGATCGGGATGATCTTTCAACACTTCAATCTGCTGGCTTCGCGCACGGTCCGGGGGAATATCGCCTTTCCGCTGGAGATCGCCAAAGTGGCGCCGGCCGCGATCGAGCGGCGGGTCCGGGAGCTGGCCCAGCTGGTCGGACTCGCCGACAAACTGGACGCCTACCCGGCCCAGCTCAGCGGCGGCCAGAAGCAGCGGGTGGGCATCGCCCGGGCCCTGGCCAACCAGCCCGAGATCCTGCTTTGCGACGAAGCCACCTCGGCGCTGGATCCTCAGACCACCCAGTCCATTCTGGAACTGCTGCGGGATGTCAACCGGCGTTTCGGGCTGACCATCGTGCTGATCACCCACCAGATCGAGGTGATCAAGGCGATCTGCGATTCGGTGGCGATGATGGAGGACGGCCGGGTGGTCGAACACGGCCCGGTGGTGGAGGTCTTCGCCCAGCCACGCACCGCCACGGCCCATCGTTTCATCGAGAGCGCGCTGCATGGCGAGGTGCCGGCCGGGCTGCGGCTGGCGGAACCGGGCCGCATGGCGGCGGGAGCCGGCCGGCGGGTCCGCATCTCCTTCCTGGGCGAGGTGGCCCGCCAGCCGATCATCGCCGCGCTGATCCGCCGCTTTGACCTGAATGTCAATATTTTGTACGCCAACCTGGACTTCATCAAGGACACGCCCTTCGGTTCCTTGATCGTCGAGTTGACCGGGGCTGAGGACAGCATCGAAAAATCGCTGCAGTACCTCGCAGACCAGGGATTAAGAATTGAGGTGATCGCGGATGTTGAACCCGCAGCTTTGGAACCTGCTCGTTAATGCTTTGGGAGAGACCCTCTACATGGTGGGCGTTTCCCTGGCCCTGTCGGCCGTCTTCGGCATCCCCCTCGGCGTACTGCTGGTCATCACCGGCCCGGGCCATATCCGGCCCAACCGGGCGATCCACGGCACGCTGGCCGCGTTGATCAATATCGGCCGCTCGCTGCCCTTCATCATCCTGCTGGTGGCGATCATTCCCTTCACCCGGCTGCTGGTCGGCACCTCCATCGGCACTAACGGGGCGATCGTCCCGTTGACGGTGAGCGCCATTCCTTTCCTGGCCCGGCTGGTGGAGTCGGCCCTGCTGGAAGTGGACCGGGGCGTGATCGAGGCCGCCCAAGCCATGGGCGCCACCACCGGCCAGATCATCGGCAAGGTGCTGCTGGCCGAGGCCAAGTCCGGGCTGCTCCTGGGGCTGACGATCACCGCCGTCAGCCTGGTGGGCTACTCGGCCATGGCCGGAGCGGTCGGCGGCGGCGGCCTGGGCGATCTGGCGATCCGTTTCGGTTATCAGCGCTTTCAGCCCGAGGTGATGCTGGCCACGGTCATCGTCCTCGTCATCCTGGTCCAGGGGGTCCAGTCCCTCGGCGACTGGGGGGCGCGCCGCTTGAAACGGCGCTAGGCCGCAGCGTCGAATCCGACCCGCAGCGGTCGAAAGTCGCATGTCAAAGGTCGGGATGGTCTGTGAATGACTTCGGACCTTAACCCTTCGACTTTGAACTTAAGAATTACTAAGGAGGAATTTACATGTCCAAAAAATTAGTGAGCCTCATTTTGGCGGCCCTGGCCGCAGTCGTTCTCTCCGGAAGCCTGGCGCTGGTGAGCGCGGCGACCGTGTTAAAGGTGGGCGCCTCGCCGACGCCACATACCCAGATCCTGGAGCAGATCAAGCCGCTCCTGGCCAAAGACGGGATCACCCTGCAGGTCATCGAGTTCCAGGACTATGTCCAGCCCAATATCGCCCTGGCCGAAGGGGAGCTGGACGCCAACTTTTTTCAGCACGTCCCGTACCTGAACCAGTTCTGCAAGGACCGCAATCTCGACCTGACCTCCATCGCCAAGGTCCACGTCGAGCCGCTCGGGGTCTATTCCAGCAAGCTCAAGTCCCTCCGCCAGCTCAAGGAGAAAGCCATCGTCGCCATACCCAACGATCCGACCAACGGCGGCCGCGCTTTGTTGCTGCTGCAACGGGCCAAACTGATCCAGCTGCGCAAGGACGCCGGCCTGGCAGCCACCGAGCTGGATATCGCGAAGAATCCCAAGCAATTGCAGATCAAGCCGCTGGAGGCCGCGCAGCTGGCCCGGTCGCTGGCGGATGTGGACATCGCGGTCATCAACACCAACTACGCCCTCGCCGCCAAGCTGGTCCCGACCAAGGACGCCCTGTTCATCGAGGATAAAAATTCGCCCTACGCCAACATCCTGGCGGTCCGGACCAAGGACAAAAATAATCCGGCCCTGCAAAAGCTGGCCAAGGCCTTAAACAGCAAGATCGTCAGGGACTACATCGTCAAAACCTATCAGGGCAGCATTGTGCCGGCGTTTTAGGCATCATCGCCGAGACGGAGTTGAATTCGACCTATATCGTCGCCGAAGCGCCCCGAGACAATCATCCGGGGCGCTTTTCTATGGGGTTATCACTGGACCCGCTGGTTCTTCTCCAGCTTGGCTTGGGGATATTGCTGAGGGATATTCAAAAAGGCGGCGGGGGGTTTATCTTCACCGCCAGCCGCGGAATGATCTTGCCCAACTCGGCAAGTTTGCCGGGCTGTTGTTTTGCGGGAGGCTGTTTTTGGTTGCGGTGTGGCGGCTATGGCCGATCCGCCACCAGGATCCCGTAAGGCGGAAGCGTCAAGGCGGTTTCCTCGGCCGCGAACTGTTGGGCCGCGCCGCGGTCATCCAGCAAGGAGCAGGGGTCATTCAACGCCGCTGCCAGATGAGGCGAATCGAGGACCCGTACTCTGGCGGAGCCGGCCCACCCCTTGAGCCGGACGGGTTGCGGCTCGCCGCTGTGATTGACCAGGATCAAGCGGGAACGTCCGTCGCGGTTCAGGATAAAACCGGAAACCGCCAGCGGATCGCCGGAGTCCAGGGGGACCGCCCGGCCGCCCCGGAATTCGCCGACCCAGGCCAGGCTGAAATAGAGCGGGAAAACCGCGCCGGGGAGAGACGGAAACAGGGCGGGCGATGGCGAGCCGGCCGGCCGTTCCATCACCCCGAGCCAGCCGGTGGTCTCGTAATAGGTGGCCGCGGCGGCGCCGCCCTCGGCCAGCGCCAGGATGCTGCCCAGGGTCCAGCCGGCGCCGAACAGCGAGAGCTGCCTGGTGTCGACCTGCGGCGGCAATTCGCCGCCGGGGAGATGGGCCGGAGCGGTCCGCGAAGCGGATTTCGGGCGTTTCTTGAAGGTGACCGGCGAGACCCAGACCGGCTTGGACCCGGCGAAGGCCCGGGCGCTCTCCAGATTGGCCCGCTGCCCCGCGAAACTCTCGATCAGAGAAGCGTTGTCGAAGGCGTGCACCTGCGGGGTGGTGGAGTAGGCGACGAAGTCGCAGGCAGCCAGCGGCGGACGCTCCCGGTTCAGCTCGGTGAAGTAGCCGTCGGTGCCGCCGCCGATGGGTAGCGCCGGGTCGTATTCGGCCAGGATTTCCCGGGCCAGCCGAAGTTCGGCGGCGCGGGTCGAGGGGACGCCGTCCCGGAGCACCAACACGCCGGCCAGCCGGGGACGGGACGCCTGGAGCAGCGAGTGGAACTGGGCCAATTCATGCTCCGGATCCTCCGCCAGATGCAGGGCCACGAACAGGGGAACGTCGATCGCGGCCGCGTCCCGGGCGGCCCTCTCTAGCAGCGGTGCGGCATCCGGCCGTTCCGGACGGAGTTCCAGCCGCAAGTGGCTCAGGTTCAGGCGGCGCAGCCGTTTGATCTCCCCCGCCGACCAGGGTTCGGCGGGTACGGCATATCCCAGTCCCAGACTGGGCAGGGCCAATTCAAGCCCGGAGCGGGGCGCGAGCCGGACCGCTTCCGCCGGCCGTGGGGGCGGGAGCACGGCGGATAGCCGGCCTTGGAGCCGGATGGCGACGGCCTGCCGGATCCGCGTTCCGGTGAGGACTTCGGCCGGCAGCGGCCGGTCCAGCGGAGTGCAGTAGGTTTTGTAGGAGGCGTCGCTCCAGTTGCGCTGGTCCTCCATTTCAAAGCTGTCGCCGGTGCAGCGGATGACGGCTTCGACCCCCGGCAGCACCGGATGCTCGATCTGGCGGATCTGCTTGAACGGCTGGTGCGGCGCGATCCGCACCGGGAAGAGCCCGGCCAGTTTGACCCCGTCCACCTGCTCCACCGCGCAGGCGACGCCCGCCAGCGTGTCCGGGTGGAGCACGCAAAAGCCGATCCGGTTGCGCAGGAAGGACGAATGGGCCGTCCCGTCCATCGTAAACTCGATGCTGCTGTCGGAGCGGCCGCTGATGGCGCCGCGCCAGGAGAAATCGATGCCGTTCCGTTGGTGGCGGGCCAGAAAAGCGATGCGGAAGGAATCGGCCCGGACATCCAGGGTCAGTTCCGAGAGTTTGGCGGGAATGGTATCCCAATTGCGGTCGCGCAGCGCCATATAGACGCGGCGGACCACCTCGACCTCGCCCAGCCGGATGGAACGGATTCCGCCGTCCTGATAGAAGAGGGAAAGCTGCCCGGCCCGCAGCGGGACCGGCGGGTCGACGGGCTGACTGAGGCCGGAGTCATACATGCTGACTGGATCGTTCATCAGGCATTGCCCCTTTCGGACGGAATTGGG includes:
- a CDS encoding LacI family DNA-binding transcriptional regulator: MTITIKDLAEMARVSTGTVSRVINGGPGVGEETRKRILKLIKELDYQPNASAHGLAAKRSGNIGVIIPHTGGYSMATAYWPGLLTAITERAAAQNYNVLLSTARSEEDVASAYQSILKGRRIDGLIIGAEQFGDKQLAELLLKDFPFVMVGKSVSISHYYVDVDNAGGARRMTEHLIGLGHRRIAMLAGPEHYPSVIARVGGFRQAMAAAGLDPGLVYHCPYWTLRAGEISREIIRSGIGVTAIFAAAGDLVTGVLQAAREEGLRLPEDLGVATFDDHPLYNYFAPAISAVRQPIAALGEAAAVQLFRLMHGEIPEEKGIVLPTELVIRASCGRPGLKTEAGRVAPETTS
- a CDS encoding trans-sulfuration enzyme family protein, translating into MKIETVLAHAGLCTDAPTGAVSTPIYQTATFRHPALGVSTGYDYSRSVNPTRQALEQVLAELERGDRGFAFASGMAALTAVLMAFSAGDHIVVSDDLYGGTYRLLERNFKPFGIAASYADATALEALERAVQPGRTKALLIETPTNPLMKVTDLERVIALGHGLGLAVIVDNTFMTPYLQRPLELGADLAVHSGTKFLSGHNDLLSGIVVARTPEWSERIRFVQNSTGAVLGPQDSWLMLRGLKTLALRLERQQANAAGIARWLAAHPAVGRVLYPGLPDHPGHAILARQASGFGAMLSFTVKDPAQVERLINRVRVITFAESLGGVESLITYPVRQTHADIPAEVRERIGVTDDLLRLSVGIEALEDLIADLEQAMQ
- a CDS encoding trans-sulfuration enzyme family protein, which codes for MKYATRILHNGNELDPRTGALSIPIYQASTFHQPDVEHPGAYDYSRSGNPTREALENTLAALENGTHAYAFASGMAATASALSILEQGDHIVATEDIYGGSYRVLNRFFNKFGLETSFVDMTRLENIEAAIRPNTKALFLETPSNPLLKITDIRGAVAIAKAHGLLTLLDNTFMSPYFQRPLDLGVDIVVHSATKFLGGHSDVIGGAAITRSPELAKRIYFVQNGFGAILGPQDSWLLLRGIKTLRARMELQQQAALFIAEWLRRQNWVTAVYYPGLPDHPGQAIHRGQASGHGAVLSFKTDAAARALAIMKQVKLWSVAVSLGGVESILSYPVKMSHASLPASERERLGITADLIRLSVGLEDPEDLVADLEAGIR
- a CDS encoding methionine ABC transporter ATP-binding protein, with the translated sequence MIEFQQVTKVYRQKGAEVVALRDVNLTVARGEIFGIIGLSGAGKSTLLRSINRLEVPQSGRVLVDGSDITGLSGPALRQARRKIGMIFQHFNLLASRTVRGNIAFPLEIAKVAPAAIERRVRELAQLVGLADKLDAYPAQLSGGQKQRVGIARALANQPEILLCDEATSALDPQTTQSILELLRDVNRRFGLTIVLITHQIEVIKAICDSVAMMEDGRVVEHGPVVEVFAQPRTATAHRFIESALHGEVPAGLRLAEPGRMAAGAGRRVRISFLGEVARQPIIAALIRRFDLNVNILYANLDFIKDTPFGSLIVELTGAEDSIEKSLQYLADQGLRIEVIADVEPAALEPAR
- a CDS encoding methionine ABC transporter permease, which translates into the protein MNPQLWNLLVNALGETLYMVGVSLALSAVFGIPLGVLLVITGPGHIRPNRAIHGTLAALINIGRSLPFIILLVAIIPFTRLLVGTSIGTNGAIVPLTVSAIPFLARLVESALLEVDRGVIEAAQAMGATTGQIIGKVLLAEAKSGLLLGLTITAVSLVGYSAMAGAVGGGGLGDLAIRFGYQRFQPEVMLATVIVLVILVQGVQSLGDWGARRLKRR
- a CDS encoding MetQ/NlpA family ABC transporter substrate-binding protein; the protein is MSKKLVSLILAALAAVVLSGSLALVSAATVLKVGASPTPHTQILEQIKPLLAKDGITLQVIEFQDYVQPNIALAEGELDANFFQHVPYLNQFCKDRNLDLTSIAKVHVEPLGVYSSKLKSLRQLKEKAIVAIPNDPTNGGRALLLLQRAKLIQLRKDAGLAATELDIAKNPKQLQIKPLEAAQLARSLADVDIAVINTNYALAAKLVPTKDALFIEDKNSPYANILAVRTKDKNNPALQKLAKALNSKIVRDYIVKTYQGSIVPAF